One Desertifilum tharense IPPAS B-1220 genomic window carries:
- a CDS encoding tellurite resistance TerB family protein produces MGLFDKLRGNVQKTETTLGPAEAFAAIALIAVASDGYITDTECQALSTTLARMQLFRSYPNDVMRRMFDKLLSILQREGLEVLFNAATAALPHDLKETAFAVTTDIVLADGQVTSEEEKLLNDLYRVLEIPEDLAVKIIDVMLIKNKG; encoded by the coding sequence ATGGGCTTATTTGATAAACTGCGCGGCAATGTGCAAAAAACCGAAACCACCCTGGGGCCGGCAGAAGCGTTTGCTGCGATCGCCTTAATTGCAGTCGCTTCTGATGGTTACATTACTGACACGGAATGCCAAGCCCTCAGTACCACGCTAGCTCGAATGCAGCTTTTCCGCAGTTATCCCAATGATGTGATGCGAAGAATGTTTGACAAGCTGTTAAGCATTCTGCAACGCGAAGGTTTAGAAGTCCTGTTTAATGCTGCTACAGCCGCCCTTCCTCACGATCTCAAAGAAACGGCGTTTGCTGTCACTACTGATATTGTGTTAGCTGATGGTCAAGTGACGAGCGAAGAGGAAAAACTGCTCAACGATCTCTACAGAGTCCTAGAGATTCCTGAAGACCTGGCAGTCAAGATTATTGATGTGATGCTGATTAAAAACAAAGGATAA
- a CDS encoding LysR family transcriptional regulator encodes MDEINTSRIKTSQLRALVAVAECENFSEAALKLEITQSAVSHAIATLEEELGVPLFSRGRHGAFLTPAGERIVTHARAVLGLLKQMVREANVERGLQGGRVRVASFRSVATHVLPGIIARFRDRYPDISITITEHIDYLDVEQAVREGRADIGFTYLPTSEGLDSWEILRDDYVALLPPSARLAGDQISWQQLASYPLISSGSGNACDRAIRNYLMTSEVPLNIAYEVREDSTIVSMVSQGLGAAVLPRLAAEPLPPGIRVYHLPAPFIRIIGVVVSQTALLTPAAYAFLDAVKAAVPPPLSAV; translated from the coding sequence ATGGATGAAATTAATACCAGTCGAATCAAAACTTCTCAGTTGCGAGCTTTAGTGGCCGTTGCCGAGTGCGAAAATTTTAGCGAGGCGGCTCTGAAGCTGGAGATTACCCAATCAGCCGTCAGTCATGCGATCGCCACTTTAGAAGAAGAACTGGGCGTCCCCCTGTTCTCGCGGGGGCGTCATGGCGCGTTTTTGACGCCTGCGGGCGAACGGATCGTTACCCACGCCCGCGCCGTTTTGGGCTTGTTGAAACAAATGGTTCGGGAAGCCAATGTCGAAAGAGGCTTGCAGGGAGGACGGGTGCGCGTGGCCTCTTTCCGCAGCGTCGCCACCCATGTCTTACCGGGAATTATTGCTCGCTTTCGCGATCGTTATCCCGATATCAGCATTACCATTACCGAGCATATCGACTACCTCGACGTGGAACAAGCCGTTCGGGAGGGACGCGCCGATATTGGGTTTACCTATCTCCCCACCTCCGAGGGTTTAGACAGTTGGGAAATTCTCCGCGATGATTATGTCGCGCTGCTTCCCCCCTCAGCAAGACTGGCAGGCGACCAAATTAGCTGGCAGCAATTGGCGTCTTATCCCCTAATTTCTAGCGGTTCCGGAAATGCTTGCGATCGCGCGATTCGCAACTATTTAATGACTTCCGAGGTGCCTTTAAACATCGCTTACGAAGTTCGGGAAGATTCCACCATTGTCAGTATGGTGTCCCAAGGCCTAGGTGCAGCCGTTTTACCGCGCTTGGCAGCCGAACCCCTCCCCCCTGGCATTCGCGTCTATCATTTACCCGCGCCGTTTATTCGGATTATTGGGGTTGTGGTTTCGCAAACCGCCTTGCTGACACCCGCCGCTTATGCCTTTTTAGATGCGGTCAAAGCCGCAGTCCCACCACCCCTATCGGCAGTGTAA
- the pckA gene encoding phosphoenolpyruvate carboxykinase (ATP) produces MFQQTLEDPAARTELSAPPTYGLENLGFKNLGRVYRNLCVPELIERALKNGEGKLAANGAFCVNTGKYTGRSPEDKFIVDEPGVHGEVHWNQVNVPLPVANFDLLYKRLLAYIQGRDLYIFDGFVGADPKYRMGVRIINQLASQNLFAHQLFLRPNSEELAQHHPDFTVIAVPGLQGDPEIDGIHSEAFIVVSFEKRLVLIGGSYYSGEIKKSVFSCMNYFMTKQNVLPMHCAANMDRHGNTALFFGLSGTGKTTLSADPSRRLIGDDEHGWSEDGIFNFEGGCYAKTIRLSRQQEPEIWQAIRFGAMLENVVLDKQTRIPDYDDAHLTENTRAAYPVEFIPNCVVPGIGGHPNAVIFLTADAFGVLPPIAKLTNRQAMYHFMSGYTSKLAGTERGIREPQATFSACFGKPFLPLAATVYAEMLSQRLMHHNAAANVYLVNTGWTGGPYGVGKRIPIRDTRAMVWAALNGELDRVTFHPHPIFKILVPESVPGVDSKILNPRNTWNDPAAYDAQAKLLARRFVNNFQRFTTAKPEIIEAGPNPN; encoded by the coding sequence ATGTTTCAACAAACCTTAGAAGATCCAGCAGCCCGTACTGAATTATCCGCTCCGCCCACCTATGGATTGGAAAACTTAGGCTTTAAAAACTTAGGTCGCGTTTATCGCAACCTCTGCGTTCCCGAACTGATTGAACGAGCTTTAAAAAACGGAGAAGGAAAACTGGCTGCCAATGGGGCATTTTGCGTCAATACTGGCAAATACACGGGGCGATCGCCAGAAGATAAATTCATTGTCGATGAACCTGGCGTGCATGGCGAAGTCCATTGGAACCAGGTCAACGTTCCCCTACCCGTTGCTAATTTTGACCTCCTCTACAAACGGCTATTAGCCTACATTCAAGGTCGAGATTTATATATTTTCGACGGCTTTGTCGGAGCCGACCCTAAATATCGCATGGGCGTTCGCATTATTAATCAACTCGCCTCACAAAACTTGTTTGCCCATCAACTCTTTTTACGCCCAAATTCTGAAGAATTAGCCCAACATCACCCAGATTTTACCGTCATTGCCGTTCCAGGTTTGCAAGGCGACCCAGAGATTGATGGCATTCATAGCGAAGCCTTTATAGTCGTAAGCTTTGAGAAACGCTTAGTTTTGATTGGCGGTTCTTACTATTCCGGAGAAATCAAAAAATCGGTCTTCTCCTGCATGAACTATTTCATGACCAAACAAAACGTTCTGCCCATGCATTGCGCCGCCAATATGGATCGCCACGGGAATACGGCGCTGTTTTTTGGGCTGTCGGGAACAGGAAAAACCACCCTTTCTGCCGACCCTAGCCGTCGCTTAATTGGCGATGACGAACATGGTTGGTCAGAAGACGGAATTTTTAACTTTGAGGGCGGTTGCTACGCCAAAACCATTCGCCTGTCTCGGCAGCAGGAACCGGAAATTTGGCAGGCGATCCGCTTTGGGGCGATGCTGGAAAATGTGGTTCTAGACAAACAAACCCGCATTCCCGACTACGATGACGCCCATTTGACGGAAAATACCCGCGCCGCCTATCCCGTAGAGTTTATCCCCAATTGCGTCGTTCCGGGCATTGGCGGACATCCCAACGCCGTGATTTTCCTGACGGCTGATGCGTTTGGGGTTCTACCTCCCATCGCCAAATTAACGAACCGCCAAGCCATGTATCATTTTATGTCTGGCTATACGAGCAAACTAGCGGGCACCGAACGGGGAATTCGCGAACCGCAGGCCACGTTTTCTGCTTGTTTTGGCAAACCGTTCCTCCCCCTAGCGGCAACAGTCTATGCCGAAATGCTTTCTCAACGGCTGATGCATCACAATGCGGCAGCCAATGTTTACCTGGTTAATACGGGGTGGACGGGGGGACCCTATGGGGTGGGCAAGCGCATTCCCATTCGCGATACCCGTGCAATGGTTTGGGCGGCGCTGAATGGGGAATTGGATCGCGTTACCTTCCATCCCCACCCGATTTTTAAGATTTTAGTCCCTGAAAGCGTTCCAGGCGTGGATAGCAAAATTCTCAACCCGCGCAATACCTGGAACGATCCAGCCGCCTATGACGCTCAAGCCAAGTTACTCGCGCGTCGGTTTGTCAATAATTTTCAACGGTTTACGACGGCAAAACCCGAAATTATTGAAGCAGGCCCCAATCCCAATTAA
- a CDS encoding aspartate aminotransferase family protein: protein MDNFTQTPLPESHSWTPENLEAFWMPFTANRQFKNQPRLLASAAGMHYTSVDGRQILDGTAGLWCVNAGHSREKIAQAVYQQISTLDYSPTFQMGHPIAFELANRLVAMLPQAFDHVFFTNSGSESVDTALKIALAYHRIRGEGTRTRLIGRERGYHGVGFGGISVGGISANRKFFGSLIPGVDHLSHTHNLEKNAFSQGQPQWGAHLADELERLVMLHDPSTIAAVIVEPVAGSTGVLLPPVGYLERLRQICDRYGILLIFDEVITGFGRLGTSFATEYFGVMPDLMTTAKGLTNGTVPMGAVFARPGIYQAFMDAPENAIEFFHGYTYSGHPVACAAAHATLDIYEEEGLFERAKSLSGYWEEAIHSLRDLPHVIDLRNLGLVAGIELESIAGKPTARAFDVFLRCYERGLLIRTTGDIIALSPPLIVEKSHIDQIVGTIAEVLQAAI, encoded by the coding sequence ATGGACAACTTTACCCAAACCCCCCTTCCAGAATCTCATTCTTGGACGCCAGAAAATTTAGAGGCGTTTTGGATGCCGTTTACCGCCAATCGGCAATTTAAAAACCAACCGCGCTTACTCGCCAGCGCCGCCGGGATGCACTACACCAGCGTGGACGGTCGCCAAATTCTGGATGGAACGGCGGGTTTGTGGTGCGTCAATGCCGGCCACAGTCGCGAAAAAATTGCCCAAGCCGTTTATCAGCAGATTTCCACCCTAGATTACTCGCCAACCTTTCAAATGGGGCACCCCATCGCCTTTGAGTTAGCGAATCGCCTGGTCGCCATGCTTCCCCAGGCTTTTGACCATGTTTTCTTTACCAACTCCGGTTCAGAATCAGTGGATACAGCCCTTAAAATTGCCCTAGCCTATCATCGCATCCGGGGAGAGGGAACCCGTACCCGGCTGATTGGGCGAGAACGCGGCTACCACGGCGTTGGGTTTGGGGGGATTTCTGTGGGGGGGATTTCTGCCAATCGCAAGTTTTTTGGCAGTTTAATTCCAGGAGTCGATCATTTATCTCACACCCACAATTTAGAGAAAAACGCCTTTAGTCAAGGACAACCCCAGTGGGGGGCGCATTTAGCCGATGAACTAGAACGGCTGGTGATGTTGCACGATCCTTCAACCATTGCCGCCGTCATTGTCGAACCCGTTGCCGGATCGACGGGGGTATTATTGCCACCCGTGGGGTATTTGGAACGCTTGCGGCAAATTTGCGATCGCTATGGCATTCTCCTAATCTTTGATGAAGTAATTACCGGGTTTGGGCGTTTGGGCACCAGCTTCGCAACAGAATATTTTGGCGTCATGCCCGACTTAATGACCACCGCCAAGGGGTTAACCAACGGCACCGTGCCAATGGGGGCCGTGTTTGCCCGTCCGGGAATTTATCAAGCCTTTATGGACGCCCCGGAAAACGCCATTGAATTCTTCCACGGCTACACCTATTCCGGTCATCCCGTCGCCTGCGCCGCCGCCCATGCCACCCTCGATATTTACGAAGAAGAGGGATTATTTGAACGGGCTAAATCCCTCTCAGGCTATTGGGAAGAGGCGATTCATTCCCTGCGCGATTTGCCCCATGTGATTGATTTGCGAAACTTAGGATTAGTGGCGGGCATTGAATTAGAATCGATTGCAGGCAAGCCCACCGCCCGCGCCTTTGATGTCTTTTTGCGCTGCTACGAACGCGGGTTACTGATTCGGACAACCGGGGATATTATCGCCCTCTCGCCGCCCTTAATTGTGGAAAAATCGCACATTGACCAAATAGTAGGAACGATCGCGGAGGTCTTGCAAGCCGCAATCTGA
- the malQ gene encoding 4-alpha-glucanotransferase, whose translation MALKRGSGILLHPTSLPGRFGIGDLGQSAYEFVDFLVKSGQTYWQVLPLGPIGYYHSPYTMNYSAFAGNPLLISLEQLVEQGLLQQTELTPVSEKATVYGEVDYDRVIPLKQKLLERACDRFWQDSTVQPHFAAFCQQQAWWLDEYTLFMALLEENPERSWNQWEPALARRQPEALKAKAETLKERIRFHQFVQYQFFEQWKALRTYANDRHIQIIGDVSIYVCYNSADVWANATNFALDPQTLEVAWQAGVPPDYFSETGQLWGNPVYNWEHLQKTQYAWWIKRFQATLQYVDIVRIDHFRAFEAYWRIPQTETTALAGEWVKVPGVEFFQTLGEKLGELPVLAEDLGTITPEVEALRDRFEFPGMRILLFAFGEAGTEAYLPHRYRQNSVVYPGTHDNDTVMGWWQQKATEAEKQHLAAYIGKSHDREITEIHWELIRLALASVADIAIIPLQDLWGLDNRARMNDPSQSKGNWRWRFTDSQFLTEDLSDRIRQLTQLYSR comes from the coding sequence ATGGCTTTGAAACGCGGTAGTGGCATCTTACTTCATCCCACCAGTTTACCGGGGCGGTTTGGTATTGGCGATTTGGGGCAGTCTGCCTACGAGTTTGTAGACTTTTTGGTGAAAAGCGGTCAAACTTACTGGCAAGTGCTGCCCTTGGGGCCCATTGGTTATTACCATTCGCCCTATACGATGAATTACAGTGCCTTTGCTGGGAATCCGTTGTTGATTAGTTTGGAACAACTGGTAGAACAGGGGTTATTGCAACAGACAGAACTCACCCCGGTTTCTGAGAAGGCAACGGTATACGGCGAGGTAGACTACGATCGCGTTATTCCCTTGAAACAAAAGTTACTCGAACGGGCTTGCGATCGCTTCTGGCAAGACTCTACCGTCCAACCTCACTTTGCAGCCTTTTGTCAGCAACAGGCCTGGTGGTTAGATGAATATACGCTATTTATGGCGTTATTAGAAGAAAACCCCGAACGGTCTTGGAATCAGTGGGAACCAGCCTTAGCGCGTCGCCAGCCGGAAGCCCTGAAAGCCAAAGCTGAAACCCTCAAAGAGAGGATTCGGTTTCATCAGTTCGTGCAATACCAGTTTTTTGAACAGTGGAAAGCCCTGCGAACCTATGCTAACGATCGCCATATTCAAATTATTGGCGATGTGTCGATTTATGTGTGCTACAACAGCGCCGATGTGTGGGCGAATGCTACCAATTTTGCCCTCGATCCGCAAACCCTAGAAGTGGCTTGGCAAGCAGGCGTTCCCCCCGACTACTTTAGCGAAACCGGCCAACTGTGGGGCAACCCGGTTTATAACTGGGAACACTTGCAAAAGACGCAGTATGCTTGGTGGATTAAGCGGTTTCAGGCAACGTTGCAGTACGTAGATATTGTCAGAATTGACCATTTCCGCGCGTTTGAGGCCTATTGGCGCATTCCCCAAACAGAAACCACAGCGCTAGCCGGGGAATGGGTAAAGGTTCCGGGGGTGGAGTTTTTCCAAACCTTGGGGGAAAAGTTAGGAGAATTACCCGTTTTAGCAGAAGATTTGGGTACGATTACCCCAGAGGTTGAAGCTTTGCGCGATCGCTTTGAGTTTCCGGGAATGCGAATTTTGTTATTTGCGTTTGGCGAGGCGGGAACAGAAGCCTATTTGCCCCATCGCTATCGGCAAAACTCAGTTGTCTATCCGGGAACCCACGATAACGATACTGTAATGGGTTGGTGGCAGCAGAAAGCCACAGAAGCCGAAAAACAACATCTTGCAGCCTATATCGGCAAATCCCACGATCGAGAAATTACGGAAATTCACTGGGAGTTGATTCGCCTCGCCCTAGCCTCAGTCGCCGATATTGCCATTATCCCCCTACAGGATTTGTGGGGACTCGATAACCGCGCCCGA